A portion of the Oreochromis niloticus isolate F11D_XX linkage group LG10, O_niloticus_UMD_NMBU, whole genome shotgun sequence genome contains these proteins:
- the sod1 gene encoding superoxide dismutase [Cu-Zn]: MVLKAVCVLKGTGDTSGTVYFEQENESAPVKLTGEIKGLTPGEHGFHVHAFGDNTNGCISAGPHFNPYNKNHGGPKDAERHVGDLGNVTAADNVAKIEITDKVITLTGPDSIIGRTMVIHEKVDDLGKGGNEESLKTGNAGGRLACGVIGITQ; the protein is encoded by the exons ATGGTGCTGAAAGCGGTTTGCGTTTTGAAGGGAACTGGCGACACTAGTGGGACAGTTTATTTTGAACAGGAG AATGAGTCAGCCCCTGTGAAGCTGACAGGAGAAATCAAAGGCCTTACCCCTGGTGAGCATGGTTTCCATGTCCATGCTTTTGGAGACAACACAAACG GGTGCATTAGTGCAGGCCCACACTTCAATCCCTACAACAAGAATCATGGTGGGCCTAAAGATGCAGAAAG GCATGTTGGAGACCTGGGGAATGTGACTGCAGCAGATAATGTTGCCAAGATTGAGATTACAGACAAGGTGATCACCCTCACAGGTCCTGACTCCATCATTGGAAGAACTATGGTG ATCCACGAGAAGGTTGATGACCTGGGAAAAGGAGGAAATGAAGAGAGCCTGAAGACCGGTAATGCTGGTGGACGTCTGGCCTGTGGAGTCATTGGAATTACCCAGTAA